One window of the Triticum dicoccoides isolate Atlit2015 ecotype Zavitan chromosome 3B, WEW_v2.0, whole genome shotgun sequence genome contains the following:
- the LOC119280056 gene encoding uncharacterized protein LOC119280056 yields MAAAALLLLLVSLATAAAAPPTSNTSDTRSEENWRMFMDWKAMNGTTNSSLAEEEQRAYTMFKHRLGLIDRRWHDEGYSVFSWERGRSEEDTRKIFVEWKVREGVTYSSIAHEEHRYTIFKEALRDIDQHNSDYAIGVYNNNRCIDQFSHLIQEEYEAVCCGYSEVMPSEAELQRVGEILERLWQAHGTDHSASIFHVCAQASPNLYYSERLAKSFQHIFTGTITIGDMEQSYYLARQLVVTILSCDISNQKAVPTLAPYRFI; encoded by the exons ATGGCGGCGGcagcgctactgctgctgctggtgtcgctggcgacggcggcggcggcgccgcccacGAGCAACACATCGGACACGAGGAGCGAGGAGAACTGGCGGATGTTCATGGATTGGAAG GCCATGAACGGCACGACCAACAGCTCCCTCGCCGAGGAGGAGCAGCGCGCGTACACCATGTTCAAGCACAGGCTCGGCCTCATCGACCGGCGGTGGCATGACGAAGGCTACTCCGTCTTCTCCTGGGAGAGGGGGAGGAGCGAGGAGGACACGCGCAAGATCTTCGTGGAATGGAAGGTACGAGAAGGAGTTACCTACAGCTCCATCGCCCACGAGGAGCACCGGTACACCATATTTAAGGAAGCCCTCCGCGACATCGACCAGCACAACTCTGACTACGCCATCGGGGTCTACAATAACAACCGATGCATCGACCAGTTCAGCCATCTCATCCAAGAGGAGTACGAAGCCGTTTGCTGCGGGTACTCGGAGGTGATGCCGTCCGAGGCCGAATTACAGAGGGTGGGCGAGATCCTGGAGCGCTTGTGGCAG GCACATGGGACAGACCACAGTGCTTCTATTTTCCATGTTTGTGCCCAGGCCTCACCGAACTTGTATTATTCTGAAAGACTTGCAAAAAGCTTCCAGCACATATTCACGGGGACGAtaacaattggagacatggagcaGAGCTATTATCTTGCAAGACAGTTAGTTGTTACCATCTTGAGTTGTGATATCAGTAATCAGAAAGCAGTTCCAACACTAGCACCTTATCGTTTTATCTAA